One part of the Moorena sp. SIOASIH genome encodes these proteins:
- a CDS encoding aldo/keto reductase, with protein sequence MDIQTLSGSPVSILGLGVKNPMDTTCVEIAYQAGINYFFFYNLNYTSFLEGLKPILAAQRDQVVVSTGSNSRDLNQLREYLDQVRSLLDVDTIDVFFLEYISPKDDLDQVAVALNQIHTWKTEGLIRYVGATTHNRQLAVQLLRKQSCDVLMHRYNMAHRKAEVEVFPAALKADIPVVAFTATRWGSLLQGHTDWKNPAPTAADCYRMVLRQPAIRLVLTAPKTESELVENLRILQSPELSLQEVTHWQTYGDLIYGTGQDSFDNQWP encoded by the coding sequence ATGGATATTCAGACTTTGAGTGGTAGTCCTGTCAGTATTTTGGGTCTGGGAGTTAAAAATCCAATGGATACAACTTGTGTAGAGATTGCTTACCAGGCTGGAATCAATTACTTCTTTTTTTACAATCTCAATTACACCAGTTTCCTAGAAGGACTAAAGCCTATTCTGGCAGCTCAACGAGATCAAGTGGTAGTTTCCACGGGCAGTAACAGTCGCGATCTTAACCAACTGCGCGAATATTTAGACCAAGTTCGTTCCTTGCTTGATGTGGATACAATAGATGTTTTCTTTTTGGAATATATCTCCCCTAAAGATGATCTCGACCAGGTTGCAGTAGCCTTAAACCAGATCCATACCTGGAAAACTGAAGGATTAATCCGCTATGTTGGCGCAACAACCCATAACCGCCAATTAGCCGTACAATTATTGAGAAAGCAGTCCTGTGACGTGCTGATGCATCGTTACAACATGGCCCATCGCAAAGCGGAAGTAGAAGTGTTTCCTGCTGCGCTCAAAGCCGACATTCCAGTAGTTGCGTTTACTGCCACTCGTTGGGGTTCGCTGTTGCAAGGACATACAGACTGGAAAAATCCAGCTCCAACTGCTGCTGACTGTTATCGTATGGTACTGCGCCAACCAGCGATTCGCTTAGTCCTCACTGCACCTAAAACCGAATCTGAATTAGTTGAAAATCTCAGGATTTTGCAATCTCCTGAGTTATCTCTTCAGGAAGTAACCCATTGGCAAACCTATGGCGATCTAATTTATGGAACTGGCCAGGATAGCTTCGATAATCAATGGCCTTAA
- a CDS encoding lipid-A-disaccharide synthase-related protein: MRLLCLSNGHGEDVIAVQILQELQHSPTCPELAALPLVGEGKAYVPLDIPIIGSVEQMPSGGFIYMSQQQVWRDVQGGLVQLIWSQLKAIRRWAKSGDFILAVGDIVPLLFAWCSGLPYGFVGTAKSEYYLRDESGWLPNRPRWEGWSGSVYLPWERWLMSNRRCNGVFPRDTLTTEILKQWSIPAFDLGNPMMDGIYPDYPAPMVYDKDAELNETKRTLTITLLPGSRIPEAYHNWHQIILAASGLLDTFASRSLLFLAAIAPGLSQDPLREVLVADSWSEVTMPSHPFNLQLKDKQALAFTKQNGTLILTQNDYNLCLLQGDFCIAMAGTATEQFVGLGKPAIAMAGVGPQYTPAFAEAQTRLLGPSLVIAQQPEFVATIAQQLFQNPDKLQVIAENGQRRLGQPGAAARIAKCLMAKMNNKL, from the coding sequence ATGCGTTTACTATGCCTGAGCAATGGTCATGGAGAGGATGTGATTGCTGTCCAAATTCTACAGGAATTGCAACATTCCCCTACTTGTCCAGAACTAGCCGCCTTACCCTTAGTTGGGGAAGGAAAGGCTTATGTGCCATTAGATATCCCCATTATCGGCTCCGTTGAGCAGATGCCATCGGGTGGATTTATCTATATGTCCCAACAGCAAGTGTGGCGTGATGTGCAGGGAGGCTTAGTGCAATTGATTTGGTCTCAATTAAAAGCAATTCGCCGTTGGGCTAAATCAGGGGACTTTATCCTAGCAGTAGGAGATATCGTACCACTGTTGTTTGCCTGGTGCAGTGGTTTACCCTATGGCTTTGTTGGTACTGCCAAATCGGAATACTATTTGCGGGATGAATCGGGATGGTTACCCAATCGACCCCGTTGGGAAGGGTGGTCAGGCTCGGTTTATTTGCCTTGGGAGCGTTGGCTGATGTCTAATCGCCGTTGTAATGGGGTTTTTCCTAGAGATACCCTGACCACAGAGATCTTAAAGCAGTGGTCTATCCCAGCTTTTGATCTCGGTAATCCGATGATGGATGGGATTTATCCAGACTATCCAGCACCCATGGTTTATGACAAAGATGCAGAATTAAACGAAACTAAGCGTACCCTAACCATTACCTTACTACCCGGTTCCAGAATACCGGAAGCTTATCACAATTGGCATCAAATCATCTTGGCAGCATCAGGGTTACTGGATACTTTTGCGTCGCGATCGCTTTTGTTTCTCGCTGCCATTGCTCCAGGATTAAGCCAAGACCCTTTACGGGAGGTTTTAGTCGCTGATAGTTGGAGTGAAGTCACCATGCCATCCCATCCATTCAATCTCCAGCTCAAGGACAAACAAGCTTTGGCCTTTACCAAGCAAAATGGCACACTGATTTTAACCCAGAACGACTATAACCTCTGCCTGCTGCAAGGGGATTTCTGTATCGCCATGGCAGGCACAGCCACAGAGCAATTTGTCGGGTTAGGAAAACCAGCGATTGCCATGGCAGGAGTTGGTCCCCAATATACCCCTGCTTTTGCCGAAGCCCAAACTCGCTTGTTAGGTCCATCGTTAGTAATAGCACAGCAACCAGAATTTGTAGCAACCATAGCCCAACAGTTATTCCAGAACCCCGACAAGTTACAGGTAATAGCAGAAAATGGACAGCGACGCCTTGGTCAACCAGGGGCAGCAGCTCGGATTGCTAAGTGTTTGATGGCAAAGATGAATAATAAATTATGA
- a CDS encoding B12-binding domain-containing radical SAM protein, producing MRVLLLSPLFTKSYWSFDKAIELIGCKVAQPPMGLITVAAILPQTWEFRLVDRNVRLETDADWEWADVVIVSGMIVQKPDLLHLIGEGKRRGKLVAVGGPYVTSIAEEAQEAGVDFLILDEGEITLPRFVEALALGETSGVFRANGERADVTKTPIPRYDLLELDAYSEMSVQFSRGCPFECEFCDISVRYGRKPRTKTPAQVLAELETLYNLGWRLPVFIVDDNFIGNKRHVKLLLQELAPWMAEHGYPFPLSTEASLNLAEDDELLGLMIAANFSSVFVGIETPDTDSLTLTKKHQNTRQPLRDAVEKINRAGLRVMAGFIIGLDGEKPGAGDRIIDFVEATAIPHPVFSMLQALPNTALWDRLKQEGRLLEGNEENINQTTLTNFIPTRPIEQLAQEYVSCFWELYKPESYLGRLYRHYLNMKPKPYHPKLVMPKLIYFWALLIIIWRNGIKRQTRFQFWGQLFSILRHNPQVWKRYLSDHAYLEHFLEYRQIVNHQIPAQLAKFLAALANTRPLAEVAREV from the coding sequence GTGAGAGTTTTACTCCTGTCTCCTCTGTTCACGAAATCCTATTGGTCTTTTGATAAAGCCATAGAACTGATCGGCTGCAAAGTCGCCCAACCCCCTATGGGTCTAATTACTGTAGCAGCTATTCTTCCTCAAACCTGGGAATTCCGCTTAGTAGACCGTAATGTTCGTTTAGAAACTGACGCTGACTGGGAATGGGCAGATGTGGTGATCGTTTCCGGTATGATCGTCCAGAAACCGGATTTGCTCCACCTGATTGGGGAGGGGAAACGGCGGGGCAAATTGGTAGCGGTTGGTGGTCCCTATGTCACGTCTATAGCAGAGGAAGCTCAAGAAGCAGGAGTAGACTTTCTGATTTTAGATGAGGGTGAGATTACCCTACCGAGATTTGTGGAGGCACTGGCTCTGGGAGAAACTTCGGGGGTATTCCGTGCTAATGGCGAAAGGGCAGATGTCACCAAGACACCAATTCCCCGCTACGATTTACTGGAATTGGATGCTTATAGCGAGATGTCGGTACAGTTTTCCCGTGGTTGTCCTTTCGAGTGCGAATTCTGTGACATCTCTGTGCGATATGGCCGTAAACCGCGCACCAAAACCCCTGCTCAAGTATTGGCTGAATTGGAAACCCTCTATAATCTGGGTTGGCGGCTTCCTGTATTTATAGTTGATGATAATTTTATTGGCAATAAACGCCATGTTAAGCTTCTGTTGCAGGAACTAGCTCCCTGGATGGCAGAGCATGGTTACCCCTTTCCTTTGTCCACAGAAGCTTCCTTGAATCTGGCCGAGGATGATGAACTGTTGGGGTTGATGATTGCTGCCAATTTTAGTTCAGTGTTTGTGGGAATTGAAACACCAGATACTGATAGCTTGACCCTGACCAAAAAACACCAAAACACTCGTCAACCCTTACGAGATGCCGTTGAGAAAATTAATCGGGCAGGTTTGCGAGTGATGGCTGGCTTTATTATTGGCTTGGATGGGGAAAAACCGGGAGCAGGCGATCGCATTATCGATTTTGTGGAAGCAACCGCCATTCCCCATCCAGTTTTTAGTATGCTACAAGCCTTGCCAAATACCGCCCTTTGGGATCGGCTCAAACAAGAGGGGCGTTTGCTAGAAGGCAATGAGGAAAATATCAATCAGACAACCCTGACTAATTTTATCCCCACTCGCCCGATAGAACAACTGGCTCAGGAATATGTCAGTTGTTTCTGGGAATTATATAAACCAGAATCCTATTTAGGAAGACTTTATCGGCACTACTTAAACATGAAGCCGAAACCCTATCACCCTAAGTTGGTAATGCCAAAATTGATCTATTTCTGGGCACTGCTAATTATTATCTGGCGCAATGGCATCAAGCGCCAAACCCGCTTCCAATTCTGGGGTCAACTTTTTTCTATCCTCAGGCACAATCCTCAGGTATGGAAACGCTATCTTAGTGATCATGCCTATCTGGAACATTTCCTTGAATACCGCCAAATTGTCAACCATCAAATTCCAGCACAACTCGCTAAGTTTTTGGCAGCACTTGCTAACACTAGACCTCTTGCAGAAGTGGCGCGGGAAGTGTAG
- a CDS encoding CbiX/SirB N-terminal domain-containing protein yields MSPSSAYLLISHGSHDLRPQRAMEQLAQLLRIRLASQEARATEIILPKISPQGSSGDGDLLTANGFSSQPSTVNSQPLVGTATLELADIPLHEQIVRFAQLAKGAGCKELKLLPLFLLRGVHVMEDIPWQVSLAQQKLGSEIVIHLLPHLGSNPALVRLLTNQWAKLDGDAKILLSHGTSRPGVQEETGAVANQLGAVAADWSVQPSLWEQVSIIANSGAKRIAILAYFLFEGRITDAIAQMLLEIQQKFPQVQLNLGKPIGVSEALVDLIMDGIRQQ; encoded by the coding sequence TTGTCACCCTCATCTGCGTATTTGTTAATCTCCCACGGCAGTCATGACCTACGTCCCCAGCGGGCTATGGAACAATTGGCTCAGTTGCTGCGAATTCGACTAGCCTCTCAGGAGGCTAGGGCTACAGAGATAATCTTACCGAAAATCTCACCACAGGGCAGCAGTGGTGACGGTGATCTGTTAACAGCTAACGGTTTTTCCAGTCAACCGTCAACCGTTAATAGTCAACCTTTGGTAGGTACAGCCACTTTAGAACTAGCTGATATACCCCTACATGAGCAAATTGTCCGATTTGCTCAGCTGGCTAAAGGTGCTGGCTGTAAGGAATTGAAACTATTGCCCCTATTTCTATTGCGGGGAGTACATGTCATGGAGGATATTCCTTGGCAAGTATCTCTAGCGCAACAGAAATTAGGTAGTGAAATCGTGATTCATCTACTGCCTCACTTGGGATCTAATCCAGCTTTGGTGAGGCTGTTGACAAATCAATGGGCAAAGCTAGATGGCGATGCCAAGATTTTGTTGTCCCATGGAACGAGCCGCCCTGGGGTTCAAGAAGAAACGGGGGCTGTAGCTAACCAGTTGGGGGCTGTGGCGGCCGACTGGTCAGTACAGCCGTCCCTTTGGGAGCAGGTCTCTATAATAGCAAACTCTGGAGCAAAAAGGATTGCCATTTTGGCATATTTTCTTTTTGAGGGAAGAATTACCGATGCGATCGCACAAATGTTACTGGAGATACAGCAAAAGTTCCCTCAAGTGCAGTTGAATCTCGGAAAACCGATTGGTGTGAGTGAGGCATTAGTGGATTTGATTATGGATGGGATTAGGCAGCAATGA
- the cobA gene encoding uroporphyrinogen-III C-methyltransferase, producing MNHEDIKDVKVVSKACLGKVYLVGAGPGDPGLMTLKGKGLLEFADVVVYDALVSPQVLKMINPQAEQINAGKRRGRHSMLQQQTTELLIEKAHSHPVVVRLKGGDPFVFGRGGEEMGDLIAAGVPVEVVPGITSGIAAPAYLGIPLTHRDYSSSVTFVTGHESVGKYRPQVNWNAIANGSETIVIYMGVHNLPRIVTELCEAGLNPQTPVVLIRWGTRPDSEQLVGTLETIVAQVEATQFSAPAIAVIGNVVKLQQLEGFSPLKVEGG from the coding sequence ATGAACCACGAAGACATCAAGGACGTGAAGGTAGTGAGCAAGGCATGTTTGGGTAAAGTGTATTTGGTTGGGGCAGGTCCTGGAGATCCCGGATTGATGACCTTGAAGGGAAAGGGGTTATTAGAATTTGCAGATGTGGTAGTTTATGATGCCCTAGTCAGTCCGCAAGTGTTGAAGATGATTAATCCCCAGGCGGAACAGATTAATGCCGGAAAGCGCAGGGGTCGTCATTCCATGTTGCAGCAACAGACAACTGAGCTGTTGATTGAGAAGGCCCACTCCCATCCAGTAGTAGTGCGCCTGAAAGGGGGAGACCCCTTTGTGTTTGGTCGTGGTGGTGAGGAAATGGGGGATTTGATCGCGGCAGGGGTGCCAGTGGAGGTGGTACCAGGGATAACCTCCGGGATTGCAGCACCAGCCTATCTGGGTATTCCATTGACCCATCGGGATTATAGTTCTTCCGTGACCTTTGTCACAGGTCATGAGTCAGTGGGCAAGTATCGACCTCAGGTGAATTGGAATGCGATCGCAAATGGCTCAGAAACCATTGTGATTTATATGGGAGTTCATAATCTGCCTCGGATTGTCACCGAATTGTGTGAAGCAGGATTGAATCCCCAGACACCAGTAGTGCTGATTCGCTGGGGCACACGACCTGACTCCGAACAGCTGGTTGGAACCTTAGAGACCATTGTCGCCCAGGTTGAAGCAACACAGTTTTCTGCTCCTGCGATCGCAGTCATTGGTAATGTGGTCAAGTTGCAACAGCTTGAAGGTTTTTCACCGTTGAAGGTTGAAGGCGGTTGA
- a CDS encoding protochlorophyllide reductase: protein MENDHKSTVIITGASSGVGLQAARALAQTWGWHVVMACRNLDKAEKAAQEVGIPKDSYTALYIDLASFASVRQFVNAFRATGRTLDALVCNAAIYLPLSKEPLRNPEGYELSVATNHLGHFLLCNLMLEDLKNSSSSQPRLVIVGTVTANPKELGGKIPIPAPPDLGDLKGFEEGFKPPISMINGKAFKSGKAYKDSKLCNMLTMRELHQRYHDSTGIVFNSLYPGCVADTALFRNHYSLFQKLFPLFQKNITGGYVSQELAGDRLATVVADPNYNKSGVYWSWGNRQKEGRKSFVQEVSNEAMDDSKAKRLWELSEKLVGLG from the coding sequence ATGGAAAACGATCATAAATCAACGGTCATTATTACAGGGGCCTCGTCGGGAGTTGGTTTGCAAGCTGCCAGAGCTCTTGCCCAAACCTGGGGATGGCATGTGGTGATGGCTTGTCGGAATCTTGATAAAGCGGAAAAAGCTGCCCAAGAGGTAGGAATCCCAAAAGACAGCTATACAGCGCTATATATTGACTTAGCTAGTTTTGCCAGTGTCCGGCAGTTTGTGAATGCTTTCAGAGCAACCGGCAGAACCCTCGATGCCTTGGTGTGCAATGCTGCCATCTATCTGCCGTTATCAAAGGAACCGTTGCGAAATCCCGAGGGATATGAATTGAGCGTTGCTACCAATCACCTCGGTCATTTCCTCTTGTGTAATCTGATGCTAGAGGATTTGAAGAATTCATCCTCTTCCCAGCCAAGGCTAGTGATTGTGGGAACTGTTACTGCTAATCCCAAGGAATTGGGAGGAAAGATTCCGATTCCAGCACCTCCAGACCTGGGAGACCTCAAGGGTTTTGAAGAAGGATTCAAACCCCCGATCTCAATGATTAATGGCAAAGCCTTTAAATCTGGCAAAGCTTACAAGGACAGCAAACTCTGTAACATGCTGACCATGCGAGAGCTGCACCAGCGCTATCATGACTCTACCGGAATAGTTTTCAACTCCCTTTATCCAGGATGTGTTGCTGATACCGCTCTATTCCGCAACCACTATTCCCTGTTCCAGAAACTATTCCCATTGTTCCAGAAAAACATTACTGGAGGCTATGTGTCCCAGGAATTAGCAGGGGATCGACTAGCAACAGTAGTTGCTGATCCTAACTATAATAAATCCGGCGTTTACTGGAGCTGGGGTAATCGACAAAAAGAAGGTCGTAAGTCCTTTGTTCAAGAAGTTTCTAATGAAGCAATGGATGATTCTAAAGCTAAGCGCTTGTGGGAATTGAGCGAAAAGTTAGTTGGACTGGGGTGA